The following are from one region of the Sorghum bicolor cultivar BTx623 chromosome 2, Sorghum_bicolor_NCBIv3, whole genome shotgun sequence genome:
- the LOC8055580 gene encoding protein HOTHEAD: MASSSRAVRFFKLLLLACLLSLCELSQGKDKKPFFTLKNLPPLQKASSYPAGCATTYDYIIVGGGTAGCPLAATLSLRYKVLLLERGGSPYGNRNVSYMENFHIGLMNMAPDSPSQAFISTDGVINARARVLGGGTCINAGFYSRASSSFIQEVGWDEDLVNKSFPWVEEKIVQWPKIAPWQAALRDGLLQAGVAPFNGYTYDHVSGTKVGGTIFDETGYRHTAADLLAAGDPNNLRVLLHASVHKIVFDSRQGRMKARAIGVQFTDENGRHHQAFLNSNKDSEIIVSAGAIGTPQLLLLSGIGPKNDLKNHNIPVVLHNKYVGKGMADNPMNSIFIPTRSPPRQSLIETVGITEEGVFIEASSGFGQSSESVHCHHGIMSAEIGQLSTIPPKQRTLEAAQKYAHNKLNLPKEVFHGGFILEKIDGPLSTGHLVLTDTDVRNNPAVTFNYFSHPQDLNHCVYGIKTIERILKTNRFSELSADGAGLSMERVLNMSVQANVNLIPKHTNDTESLEQFCKDTVITIWHYHGGCHVGKVVDQHYRVLGVSGLRVVDGSIFSRSPGTNPQATVMMMGRYMGVKILRERLGRAAGV; the protein is encoded by the exons ATGGCGTCGAGCAGCAGAGCCGTGCGCTTcttcaagctgctgctcctggcgTGCCTCCTCAGCCTCTGCGAGCTGTCCCAAG GCAAGGACAAGAAGCCATTCTTCACCTTGAAGAACCTCCCGCCGCTCCAGAAGGCCAGCAGCTACCCGGCGGGGTGCGCGACGACGTACGACTACATCATCGTCGGCGGCGGCACCGCGGGGTGCCCGCTGGCGGCGACGCTGTCGCTCCGGTACAAGGTGCTGCTGCTGGAGCGCGGAGGCTCCCCGTACGGCAACCGCAACGTCTCCTACATGGAGAACTTCCACATCGGGCTGATGAACATGGCGCCGGACTCGCCGTCGCAGGCCTTCATCTCCACCGACGGCGTCATCAATGCCAGGGCCAGGGTGTTGGGCGGTGGAACCTGCATCAATGCCGGCTTCTACAGCCGGGCCAGCTCAAG CTTTATCCAGGAGGTCGGCTGGGATGAAGACCTGGTGAACAAGTCCTTCCCTTGGGTAGAAGAGAAGATTGTCCAGTGGCCTAAGATCGCACCTTGGCAGGCCGCGCTACGGGATGGGCTGCTACAAGCAGGTGTAGCCCCTTTCAATGGGTATACCTACGATCATGtttctggaacaaaggtgggtGGCACCATCTTTGACGAGACTGGGTACCGCCACACGGCTGCCGACTTGCTAGCAGCTGGAGATCCTAACAACCTGAGGGTGCTGCTCCATGCTAGTGTGCACAAGATAGTGTTTGACTCGCGACAAG GACGAATGAAGGCAAGAGCCATCGGAGTCCAATTCACTGATGAGAATGGGAGACACCACCAGGCATTTTTAAACAGCAACAAAGATAGTGAAATAATTGTATCTGCTGGTGCGATCGGTACCCCCCAGTTGCTGCTGCTCAGTGGGATTGGACCCAAGAATGACCTCAAGAATCATAACATTCCAGTGGTTCTCCATAACAAATATGTGGGTAAAGGGATGGCTGACAATCCCATGAACTCCATATTCATACCAACAAGAAGCCCTCCTCGGCAGTCTCTCATTGAAACTGTTGGAATAACTGAAGAAGGTGTGTTCATTGAGGCCAGCAGCGGGTTTGGTCAGTCATCAGAGAGTGTCCACTGCCACCATGGAATCATGTCTGCTGAG ATTGGACAGCTTTCTACCATTCCTCCGAAGCAAAGAACCCTGGAAGCAGCCCAGAAATACGCTCATAACAAACTTAATCTACCCAAAGAGGTATTCCACGGTGGTTTTATACTTGAGAAGATTGATGGTCCGCTGTCCACAGGCCATCTGGTCCTCACAGACACTGATGTCCGGAACAATCCAGCAGTTACCTTCAACTACTTCAGTCATCCACAGGATCTCAATCATTGTGTCTATGGTATCAAGACCATTGAAAGGATACTCAAGACAAACCGTTTCTCTGAACTCTCTGCTGATGGTGCTGGGTTATCAATGGAAAGGGTGCTCAATATGAGTGTGCAGGCTAATGTGAACCTGATACCCAAGCATACAAATGACACAGAATCCCTGGAGCAGTTTTGCAAGGACACTGTGATCACCATCTGGCATTATCATGGTGGGTGCCATGTAGGGAAGGTGGTTGACCAGCATTACAGGGTGCTTGGAGTTTCAGGTCTCCGGGTGGTCGATGGCTCAATATTTTCTAGATCACCAGGGACCAACCCTCAAGCTACAGTCATGATGATGGGCAG ATATATGGGAGTGAAGATCCTAAGGGAAAGGCTGGGACGAGCAGCTGGAGTGTAG